The genomic DNA TGGGTGCGTCTACTTCACGTTGACGTAGATGGTGCGCGTGGTGACAGGCACCATGTAGTCGCTGCTGCTGCCGTCGGCCGCGACGTTGTGGCTGAAGGACGGGCCTTCGCCGACGGAGACGACGTTCGCGTCGGCCAGCGCGGCGGTGGACTGGCGGTTCACCACCACCTTGTACCCCTGGTCCTCCAGGGAGGAGATGGTCTCCAGAGCGTCGCCGTTGCCGCTGGGGGCGGCCAGCGCCGGCGCGGCGAGGCCGAGGGCACCGGCGGTGAGGGCGGTGGCGGCGAGGGTAGCAAATCCGAGGTTCTTCATGATCCGTCTTCTCTCATTATCTGGTTCGGGTGCGATCGCAACACTGCCGAATCGCGCTTCCAGCCGGCGCAGGAGGGGAACTGGCCGATCTGACAGTTCAAACCAGCAGTTCACGCCATTTGATTTCCCGTGGCAGGAATTTGTTGTTGATTGGCAGGATTTTTATGTAACACCGCTCGAGAGAGAATTCACTGGCACGGCACCGGCGAAATATTCCCGCGGTTGTGCAGCTCATAGCAAACACATGAAAGCCGTCATCACGTTCGCGAACAGGAGGTGGTCATGATCACGGTCCACCGCCTGGTGCCCCGCCGCGTCGGTGGGGCGAAAGCGGCGTGAGAGACGCCAGTCAACGCAAGACACGCCTGTTGCGACCCAGGGCACGGACACCCTGAGTTCCATCCCCAACACGCCGCCCCGCGGGGGCAGCGCAGCGCTCGGGTCGCCTATCTTGGACCCTCCGGTGACCATCACGACGACGGTCACGAGAACGACAAGGGGTGGGTAGGTGGACGACGACACAGCCGTGCCGGCCGCCGAACTGCTCACGCTCAATCGGGACATCCAGAGCTCGCCCACGCTGCGCCTGCTGGCCACCACGAACCTGGGGCTGTACGCGACGTTGATGGAACGCCACCTCAGCGGCGGCGTGATGCCCGAGACCGAGCTGGTGGTGGCCTTGGAACGCGACCTGGCCGGCCTCGCCGACGGCGACACCCAGTCCGGACTGGGCCTGATCAAGTCCTGGGCCAGCCAGGGCTGGCTGCACCGGGTGGCCGACACGCGTTCCGGCCACGAGCGCAACCTCTGCTATCTGACCCAGGAGGCGCGCCGCGCCCTGGACTTCGTACGGGGCATGCGCCGCCAGGACACCATCGCCACCGGCGGATCGATCAATGGCATCGCATCCCGGCTCAAGCAGGTGGCGCTGCGGGTGGACACCGATCCCGAGCGGATCCGCCGCAGCATCGAAGCCGAGATCCAGGCGCTGCACGACGAGCTCGACGGACTGGCCTCGGGTGAGATCGAGCGTGCCGAGCCCGACCTCACCGACTCCTATGACGAGGCGCGCGCCATCGCCCTGCAGATGGAACGACTGATCACCGACATCGGCCAGTACGGCACCATGATCGAGCAGGCCACCGCCGCGCTCGACGAACCCATCGACAGCAACGTCGAGTACCGCGACCGGCAACGCCAGATGTACGCCGACTACCAGGCCGCCTGGGACTCCCAGGGCCGCGACTCCCACCGCGCCTTCCTGCGCATGGTCAACGATCCCGACCAGCGCGCGGAGTTCGAGGCCGACGTGGCCGCGGTCGCCGAGGCGCTGCCCGCGCTGGACCCGCAGCTGCGTAAGGTGATGGCCGGGTTCTTCGAACTCGTCGGCCACCAGATCGACGAGGTGGAACGCATCCAGCAGCGCTGCGCCCAGCGCGTCAAACGCTTCACCGCCTTCGGCACCCTGGAGCAGAGCCGGGGCGTGGCCCGCCAACTCAGTGAGGCCATCGGTGCCGCCCGCAACCTGCTCAAGGCGTCGCTGACCGATTCCCGCCTGGACATCGAGCTGCCGCTGGCCCGCCATTCCATCAGTTCCGTTGGCGCACTGAGCTTCCGGATCGGCGACCTGTCCAATCCGAAACCCG from Mycolicibacterium tokaiense includes the following:
- a CDS encoding DUF3375 domain-containing protein, which translates into the protein MDDDTAVPAAELLTLNRDIQSSPTLRLLATTNLGLYATLMERHLSGGVMPETELVVALERDLAGLADGDTQSGLGLIKSWASQGWLHRVADTRSGHERNLCYLTQEARRALDFVRGMRRQDTIATGGSINGIASRLKQVALRVDTDPERIRRSIEAEIQALHDELDGLASGEIERAEPDLTDSYDEARAIALQMERLITDIGQYGTMIEQATAALDEPIDSNVEYRDRQRQMYADYQAAWDSQGRDSHRAFLRMVNDPDQRAEFEADVAAVAEALPALDPQLRKVMAGFFELVGHQIDEVERIQQRCAQRVKRFTAFGTLEQSRGVARQLSEAIGAARNLLKASLTDSRLDIELPLARHSISSVGALSFRIGDLSNPKPAHPAGSELDLSSFAALTTQVDAPAMSDMINTALETGPLSLPDAVDRLDSAYLGHVIVLWSWALKQPHALVQPNHGEVPESHTVRFRSLDGRDREMEVPHLMFTEPVSNAAGALQ